From the genome of Camelus dromedarius isolate mCamDro1 chromosome 19, mCamDro1.pat, whole genome shotgun sequence, one region includes:
- the LOC105101151 gene encoding tripartite motif-containing protein 26, with protein sequence MATSAPLRSLEEEVTCSICLDYLRDPVTIDCGHVFCRSCTTDVRPVSGGRPVCPLCKKPFKKENIRPVWQLASLVENIERLKVDKGRQPGEAAREQPDPHLCARHREKLHYYCEDDGQLLCVLCRESREHRPHSAVLVEKAAQPHREKILNHLSTLRRDRDKIQGFQAKGEADILAALKKLQDQRQCIVAEFEQGHQFLREREQHLLDQLAKLEQELTEGREKYKTRGVGELARLALVISELEGKAQQPAAELMQDTRDFLNRYPRKKFWIGKPIARVVKKRTGEFSDKLLSLQRGLREFQGRLLRDLEYKTVSVTLDPQSASGYLQLSEDWKCVTYSSLYQSAYLHPQQFDCEPGVLGSKGFTWGKVYWEVEVEREGWSEDEEERDEEEEGEEEEEEEEADYGDGYDYWETDEDEESLGDEEEEEEEEEEEVLESCLVGVARDSVKRKGDLSLRPEDGVWALRLSSAGIWANTSPEAELFPALRPRRVGIALDYEGGTVTFTNAESQELIYTFTATFTRRLLPFLWLKWPGTRLLLRP encoded by the exons ATGGCCACGTCAGCACCACTGCGGAGCCTGGAAGAGGAGGTGACCTGCTCCATCTGCCTTGATTACCTGCGGGACCCAGTGACCATTGACTGTGGCCACGTCTTCTGCCGCAGCTGTACCACCGACGTCCGCCCTGTCTCAGGGGGCCGCCCCGTCTGCCCCCTCTGCAAGAAGCCTTTTAAGAAGGAGAACATCAGGCCCGTATGGCAGCTGGCCAGCCTGGTGGAGAACATTGAGCGGCTGAAGGTGGACAAGGGCAGGCAGCCAGGGGAGGCGGCCCGGGAGCAGCCGGACCCGCATCTGTGCGCGCGGCACCGGGAGAAGCTGCACTACTACTGTGAGGACGACGGGCAGCTGCTGTGCGTCCTGTGCCGGGAGTCCCGGGAGCACAGGCCCCACTCGGCCGTCCTGGTGGAGAAGGCCGCCCAGCCCCACAGG GAAAAAATCCTGAACCACCTGAGTACCCTAAGGCGAGACAGAGACAAAATTCAGGGCTTTCAGGCCAAGGGAGAAGCTGATATCCTGGCTGCGCTG AAGAAGCTCCAGGACCAGAGGCAGTGCATCGTGGCTGAGTTTGAGCAGGGCCACCAGTTCCTGAGGGAGCGGGAGCAGCACCTGCTGGACCAGCTGGCGAAGCTGGAGCAGGAGCTcacagagggcagggagaagTACAAGACCAGGGGCGTCGGGGAGCTGGCCCGGCTGGCGCTGGTCATCTCCGAGCTGGAGGGCAAGGCGCAGCAGCCGGCTGCAGAGCTCATGCAG GACACCAGAGACTTCTTAAACAG GTATCCGCGGAAGAAGTTCTGGATTGGGAAACCCATTGCTCGAGTGGTTAAAAAAAGGACAGGAGAATTCTCAGATAAACTTCTGTCTCTGCAGCGAGGCCTGAGAGAATTCCAAG ggaGGCTGCTGAGAGACTTGGAATATAAGACAG TGAGTGTCACCCTGGACCCACAGTCGGCCAGTGGGTACCTGCAGCTGTCGGAGGACTGGAAATGTGTGACCTACAGCAGCCTGTACCAGAGCGCTTACCTGCACCCGCAGCAGTTTGACTGTGAGCCGGGGGTGCTGGGCAGTAAGGGCTTCACCTGGGGCAAGGTCTactgggaggtggaggtggagagggagggctggtccgaggatgaagaggagagggacgaggaggaagagggggaagaggaggaggaggaagaggaggccgaCTACGGGGACGGATACGACTATTGGGAAACGGATGAGGACGAGGAATCGTTGGgggatgaagaggaagaagaggaggaggaggaggaggaagttctGGAAAGCTGCCTGGTGGGGGTGGCCAGAGACTCGGTGAAGAGGAAGGGCGACCTCTCCCTGCGGCCGGAGGACGGCGTGTGGGCGCTGCGCCTCTCCTCGGCCGGCATCTGGGCCAACACCAGCCCCGAGGCTGAGCTCTTCCCAGCGCTGCGGCCCCGGAGAGTGGGCATCGCCCTGGATTACGAAGGGGGCACCGTGACTTTCACCAATGCAGAGTCGCAAGAACTCATCTACACCTTCACTGCCACCTTCACCCGGCGCCTGCTGCCCTTCCTGTGGCTCAAGTGGCCCGGAACACGCCTCCTGCTGAGACCCTGA
- the LOC105101152 gene encoding tripartite motif-containing protein 26 isoform X1, producing MATMAATSPLRNLEDEVLCSICLDYLRDPVTIDCGHVFCYHCIIKVCESARQPLYCSLCKTAFKKENIRHVWQMASLVENIWRMKVDEERQPREERPSEQRAEKLCGQHLEKLHYYCKDDQQILCVMCRESREHRHHAAVLLEKAAQPYRGKILNHLKILKGDRDRIQNFQSTGEDEIQALLAKFQSHKQDIASVFEQGHQFLREREQYLLEWLEGMEQELTEGKNSHVTRGSEEVVRLGTLISELEKKAQQPALELLQDPSDIISRYPRKKFWIEKPISPAIKKRTEEFSDKLLSLEKGLRGFHGKLIRDLEYKTMRIILNSQTANGYLSVSPNGKSMIFTGLWMNKHQHGQRFDPEPGVLGSKGFTWGKVYWEVKVDRIWWGAEEEEEAVKYRGGTRGVFGSSYLGGFIGITDGYSSPGYRDESEELEEEWSQENGIWPKFCVVGVARESVVRRGFLNFTPEEGFWTLQLSSAGVYICTSPEPLQILSYCPRQIGVALDYDGGKVTFTNARTEEFIYEFSSSFTGRIFPFLWLNCMRSRLTLRP from the exons ATGGCTACCATGGCTGCTACCTCTCCTCTGAGAAACCTGGAGGACGAGGTGCTGTGCTCGATCTGTCTTGACTACTTGAGAGACCCTGTAACCATTGACTGTGGTCATGTCTTCTGCTACCACTGCATCATTAAGGTCTGTGAGTCTGCTCGGCAGCCATTATATTGTTCTCTCTGCAAGACAGCCTTTAAGAAAGAGAATATCCGCCACGTGTGGCAGATGGCCAGCCTAGTGGAGAACATCTGGAGGATGAAAGTAGATGAGGAGAGACAGCCCAGAGAGGAAAGGCCATCTGAGCAAAGAGCAGAGAAGCTGTGTGGGCAGCATTTGGAGAAGCTCCATTACTACTGCAAGGATGACCAGCAGATACTGTGTGTTATGTGTCGGGAGTCCCGGGAGCACAGGCACCATGCTGCCGTTCTCCTGGAGAAGGCTGCACAGCCTTATCGG GGTAAAATCCTAAACCATCTGAAGATTCtgaagggagacagagacaggattCAGAATTTTCAGTCTACGGGAGAAGATGAGATTCAGGCCCTGCTG GCAAAATTCCAGAGCCACAAGCAAGACATAGCATCAGTGTTTGAACAGGGCCATCAGTTCCTGAGAGAAAGGGAGCAGTACCTGTTGGAGTGGCTGGAGGGGATGGAGCAAGAGCTCACTGAAGGGAAGAACAGCCATGTCACCAGGGGCTCTGAAGAGGTGGTCCGGCTTGGAACCTTGATTTCTGAGTTAGAGAAGAAGGCTCAGCAGCCAGCACTTGAACTTTTGCAG GACCCAAGTGACATAATAAGCAG ATATCCCCGGAAGAAGTTCTGGATTGAAAAGCCTATCAGTCCTGCAATCAAAAAGCGGACAGAAGAATTTTCAGATAAACTTCTTTCTTTAGAGAAAGGACTCAGAGGATTCCATG GAAAACTGATAAGGGATCTGGAATATAAGACAA TGAGGATCATCCTGAATTCCCAGACAGCCAATGGCTACCTCTCAGTGTCTCCGAATGGGAAGAGTATGATATTCACTGGCTTGTGGATGAACAAACACCAACATGGTCAGCGATTTGATCCAGAGCCTGGAGTGCTGGGCAGTAAAGGCTTCACGTGGGGCAAAGTGTATTGGGAAGTGAAAGTGGACAGGATATGGTGGGGAgcggaggaggaagaagaagcagTGAAATACAGGGGCGGAACCAGAGGTGTGTTTGGCAGTAGCTATCTTGGTGGGTTTATAGGCATCACTGATGGGTATAGTTCTCCTGGATATAGAGATGAGAGTGAGGAGTTGGAGGAGGAATGGTCTCAGGAAAATGGAATATGGCCAAAATTCTGCGTGGTAGGGGTGGCAAGAGAGTCAGTGGTGAGAAGAGGATTTCTTAACTTCACCCCTGAGGAGGGATTCTGGACTCTACAGCTGTCTTCAGCTGGGGTTTATATATGTACTAGCCCTGAACCCCTCCAGATCCTGTCCTACTGTCCAAGGCAGATTGGGGTTGCCCTGGATTATGATGGTGGGAAAGTAACCTTTACCAATGCCAGAACTGAAGAATTTATCTATGAATTCTCATCTTCCTTCACTGGGAGAATTTTCCCTTTCCTGTGGCTTAATTGCATGAGATCCAGACTTacactgaggccctga
- the LOC105101152 gene encoding tripartite motif-containing protein 26 isoform X2, producing MATMAATSPLRNLEDEVLCSICLDYLRDPVTIDCGHVFCYHCIIKVCESARQPLYCSLCKTAFKKENIRHVWQMASLVENIWRMKVDEERQPREERPSEQRAEKLCGQHLEKLHYYCKDDQQILCVMCRESREHRHHAAVLLEKAAQPYRGKILNHLKILKGDRDRIQNFQSTGEDEIQALLAKFQSHKQDIASVFEQGHQFLREREQYLLEWLEGMEQELTEGKNSHVTRGSEEVVRLGTLISELEKKAQQPALELLQDPSDIISRYPRKKFWIEKPISPAIKKRTEEFSDKLLSLEKGLRGFHVRIILNSQTANGYLSVSPNGKSMIFTGLWMNKHQHGQRFDPEPGVLGSKGFTWGKVYWEVKVDRIWWGAEEEEEAVKYRGGTRGVFGSSYLGGFIGITDGYSSPGYRDESEELEEEWSQENGIWPKFCVVGVARESVVRRGFLNFTPEEGFWTLQLSSAGVYICTSPEPLQILSYCPRQIGVALDYDGGKVTFTNARTEEFIYEFSSSFTGRIFPFLWLNCMRSRLTLRP from the exons ATGGCTACCATGGCTGCTACCTCTCCTCTGAGAAACCTGGAGGACGAGGTGCTGTGCTCGATCTGTCTTGACTACTTGAGAGACCCTGTAACCATTGACTGTGGTCATGTCTTCTGCTACCACTGCATCATTAAGGTCTGTGAGTCTGCTCGGCAGCCATTATATTGTTCTCTCTGCAAGACAGCCTTTAAGAAAGAGAATATCCGCCACGTGTGGCAGATGGCCAGCCTAGTGGAGAACATCTGGAGGATGAAAGTAGATGAGGAGAGACAGCCCAGAGAGGAAAGGCCATCTGAGCAAAGAGCAGAGAAGCTGTGTGGGCAGCATTTGGAGAAGCTCCATTACTACTGCAAGGATGACCAGCAGATACTGTGTGTTATGTGTCGGGAGTCCCGGGAGCACAGGCACCATGCTGCCGTTCTCCTGGAGAAGGCTGCACAGCCTTATCGG GGTAAAATCCTAAACCATCTGAAGATTCtgaagggagacagagacaggattCAGAATTTTCAGTCTACGGGAGAAGATGAGATTCAGGCCCTGCTG GCAAAATTCCAGAGCCACAAGCAAGACATAGCATCAGTGTTTGAACAGGGCCATCAGTTCCTGAGAGAAAGGGAGCAGTACCTGTTGGAGTGGCTGGAGGGGATGGAGCAAGAGCTCACTGAAGGGAAGAACAGCCATGTCACCAGGGGCTCTGAAGAGGTGGTCCGGCTTGGAACCTTGATTTCTGAGTTAGAGAAGAAGGCTCAGCAGCCAGCACTTGAACTTTTGCAG GACCCAAGTGACATAATAAGCAG ATATCCCCGGAAGAAGTTCTGGATTGAAAAGCCTATCAGTCCTGCAATCAAAAAGCGGACAGAAGAATTTTCAGATAAACTTCTTTCTTTAGAGAAAGGACTCAGAGGATTCCATG TGAGGATCATCCTGAATTCCCAGACAGCCAATGGCTACCTCTCAGTGTCTCCGAATGGGAAGAGTATGATATTCACTGGCTTGTGGATGAACAAACACCAACATGGTCAGCGATTTGATCCAGAGCCTGGAGTGCTGGGCAGTAAAGGCTTCACGTGGGGCAAAGTGTATTGGGAAGTGAAAGTGGACAGGATATGGTGGGGAgcggaggaggaagaagaagcagTGAAATACAGGGGCGGAACCAGAGGTGTGTTTGGCAGTAGCTATCTTGGTGGGTTTATAGGCATCACTGATGGGTATAGTTCTCCTGGATATAGAGATGAGAGTGAGGAGTTGGAGGAGGAATGGTCTCAGGAAAATGGAATATGGCCAAAATTCTGCGTGGTAGGGGTGGCAAGAGAGTCAGTGGTGAGAAGAGGATTTCTTAACTTCACCCCTGAGGAGGGATTCTGGACTCTACAGCTGTCTTCAGCTGGGGTTTATATATGTACTAGCCCTGAACCCCTCCAGATCCTGTCCTACTGTCCAAGGCAGATTGGGGTTGCCCTGGATTATGATGGTGGGAAAGTAACCTTTACCAATGCCAGAACTGAAGAATTTATCTATGAATTCTCATCTTCCTTCACTGGGAGAATTTTCCCTTTCCTGTGGCTTAATTGCATGAGATCCAGACTTacactgaggccctga